A genomic window from Engraulis encrasicolus isolate BLACKSEA-1 chromosome 14, IST_EnEncr_1.0, whole genome shotgun sequence includes:
- the amigo3 gene encoding amphoterin-induced protein 3 — MLLRSWSEVMLIMSLGSFCLPLLAACSCPSQCVCASDILSCSGLGLEELPSTLPTTATVLDFNHNQLSRLEEGDFADLPRLDSLHLAHNHLSRLPRGAFQNGSRLRHLDLSSNLLHSVEPHYFQELLGLEELLLFNNRITQVESRALAGLSNLRKVYLSHNLLTDFPFFSIQEQSHPLLSMLDLSSNRMPKLPIEDIWNLPDTVQSGLFLHNNTLICDCTMYGLFVRWEQRGLPPVHHEYATQHTCLLYGERKAMVRFFQHRRIFENCTLHWQQRLLGQRDNSLLVNVGESITIECQTSLRGEHIRYTWVFKGEPIFPPGNNASLRMHSNGSLELVSVQQRDSGIYVCMALDRLRNETVEVNVTVVDKHDDDEHFNTGWTTLLGCVLTLVLVLTYLYMPPCHCPCRKQPPPVNPANESGTQPSILSPMTPGGANTEEPARKGSSNKHVVFMEPVKEVQNGRLHTKPQMLHYDNEAIYLDALIMQ; from the coding sequence ATGTTGTTGAGGAGCTGGAGTGAGGTCATGTTAATCATGTCGCTAGGCTCCTTTTGTTTGCCACTACTGGCTGCATGCAGCTGTCCTTCGCAGTGCGTCTGCGCTTCGGACATCCTCAGCTGCAGTGGCCTCGGCCTGGAAGAACTGCCCTCTACGTTGCCCACGACCGCCACCGTACTAGACTTCAATCACAACCAGCTTTCTCGGCTCGAGGAAGGAGACTTTGCGGACCTGCCTCGGCTGGATTCGCTACATTTGGCCCACAACCACCTGAGCAGGCTGCCCCGGGGAGCCTTTCAGAACGGCAGCCGACTACGCCACCTGGACCTGTCCTCGAACCTGCTGCACAGCGTTGAGCCGCACTACTTCCAGGAGCTGCTGGGATTGGAGGAGCTGCTTCTCTTCAACAACCGCATCACGCAGGTGGAGAGCAGAGCGTTGGCGGGGCTCAGTAACCTGCGCAAGGTCTACCTGAGCCACAACCTACTCACAGACTTCCCATTCTTCTCGATACAGGAGCAGAGTCATCCTCTCTTGAGCATGCTGGACCTGTCTTCCAACCGTATGCCTAAGCTGCCGATCGAGGACATCTGGAACTTGCCAGACACGGTACAGAGCGGCCTGTTTTTGCACAACAACACGCTGATCTGCGACTGCACAATGTACGGTCTGTTTGTGCGGTGGGAGCAACGAGGGTTACCCCCGGTGCACCACGAGTATGCTACGCAACACACTTGCCTGTTGTATGGAGAACGGAAAGCCATGGTGCGGTTCTTCCAGCACAGACGGATCTTTGAAAACTGCACCCTGCACTGGCAGCAGAGGCTCCTGGGACAGAGAGACAACAGTCTGCTGGTGAACGTCGGTGAGTCAATCACAATTGAATGCCAGACTTCGCTGCGAGGCGAGCACATTAGATACACCTGGGTTTTTAAAGGGGAGCCTATATTCCCGCCAGGCAATAACGCTTCACTACGCATGCATTCTAACGGGAGTCTGGAACTTGTGTCAGTGCAACAAAGAGATTCCGGAATCTACGTGTGTATGGCACTGGACCGCCTGCGCAACGAGACAGTAGAGGTAAATGTGACGGTGGTAGACAAACATGACGATGATGAGCACTTCAACACAGGCTGGACCACCCTGCTGGGATGCGTGTTGACTCTTGTGCTGGTGCTTACCTACCTGTACATGCCTCCCTGTCACTGCCCTTGCCGCAAGCAGCCCCCCCCTGTAAACCCAGCCAACGAATCCGGTACGCAACCGTCGATCCTGTCACCCATGACACCCGGGGGGGCCAATACAGAGGAACCCGCCCGTAAGGGCAGCAGTAACAAACACGTGGTGTTCATGGAGCCCGTCAAAGAAGTGCAGAACGGACGGCTGCACACAAAACCTCAGATGCTGCATTACGATAATGAAGCCATTTATCTGGACGCCCTTATTATGCAATAA